CTGCCCGGAAATCGCCCACCTTTTCCCCGCGAAAGTAAACCGGGACGGGCACCTCTGTCTCAATCTTAAGTCTTTTCTCAGCCAAGGCGAGCTTAAGCGCATTGCGATATACAGACTCAAGGAAGCCGTATCCAAGCTCGTTGTACACATCGTAGAAGACCCCAATAATTGTTTCGGTGAGTTCACTGTGTTTGTAAGCTTGGTTTACTTTCATATCAATCAGCGTCATCTGCGTCATCAGCGGTAAGGTTTTTCCTCC
The Terriglobia bacterium genome window above contains:
- a CDS encoding GxxExxY protein → MTLIDMKVNQAYKHSELTETIIGVFYDVYNELGYGFLESVYRNALKLALAEKRLKIETEVPVPVYFRGEKVGDFRADMVVNGCILLELKTADAIVIAHEAQLLNYLKATTLELGLILNFGPKPQVRRLVFENGRKEVRAHRLGGSS